The genomic DNA TTGACTCGTACTTGTTCTTGTCAGTCTTGTACATATGAGCTATCTCGGGAACCAAAGGATCATCCGGGTTTGGATCAGTCAACAAAGAACAGATCGATAACAGCACCTGTTCATTGCAAAAGTAAGTATTTAGAAATCTACACAACCCTTTTTAATCATCAAATGAGTCTTAGCTTAATGACTTGACGCAGCAAAAACCTCAATGCAATCACTTCTAATGGGAAAAGATGAGCAAAAGAGAACCAGATAATTGAAAACAAGCATTTTTCAACTACATGAGTCAAAGCTTAATGAAGAAAGAACAATGTTATTCACTTCAAATGGGAATAGAGCAGTGAAAACAAGTTTGATATGAGCAGATTATTATTTACTGCGGGTCGAGGTTGTTCACAGAAAGCAAGACAAAACCGAACCTTGGAAATGGTGAGTGCAGGACTCCACTGCTCCTTCAAGATGTCGAGGCAAATGCTACCGTTGCTATTAATGTTGGGATGGAACACCTTGGTCCTAAAGGCCACCTAGATTTCATCAAACCATACAAAGAACAATGAGACAAGGACACAAccacaacaaagaacaaaaaaaaacacataaaccagACTTTAATAGCAGCAATTCTGAAAACATTTGGAATCACCTTAGGAGGCTTGAAAGGGTAATCCGGAGGGAAATGGATGGTTACAAGGAAAACACCTCCAGCGTATGGACTCTCTGAAGGACCCATTATCGTTGCCTGCCAATGAAACATGTCTTCAGCAACTGGACctgtaaccaaaaacaaaacaaaaaactcaacATCATCCCTatacaaacaaagaagagatcaGGCTTATCTTCACACGTATGACACACACAGATCCCAGAAATTCACAAAATGAAAACGAGTCTAGAGGCTCAGAATCATAAGATCTAACATGAAACGAGATAATACCGACTACTTAGCTAGAGATCGgtacaaaacaacacaaatccAAACGATTCCAagcataagaacaaaaaaaaaacccgatctATGAACACCAGCTCAGATAAAGACGAAAGAGGTACCTGCGCTACATGATGTAGGTGGATCCTTCTGGAGATCCTTCAATTCCTTCAAGATCCGCTTCGACGCCATATccaaacaaaacctaaaaaaaattccagaaaaACAAAGATTCTAAACGGATCAGAGAAGCTACTACAAATCCGTGAGAATTATAAAACGATATAGATCTAAAAACGCTAcaggagataaaaaaaaaaaccttatgaGATATTTCGCGTAATCGGACTGGCGAGCTTTTCGCCTTTTTCTTCTCGTATTagggagaagaagaaccaaagNNNNNNNNNNNNNNNNNNNNNNNNNNNNNNNNNNNNNNNNNNNNNNNNNNNNNNNNNNNNNNNNNNNNNNNNNNNNNNNNNNNNNNNNNNNNNNNNNNNNNNNNNNNNNNNNNNNNNNNNNNNNNNNNNNNNNNNNNNNNNNNNNNNNNNNNNNNNNNNNNNNNNNNNNNNNNNNNNNNNNNNNNNNNNNNNNNNNNNNNNNNNNNNNNNNNNNNNNNNNNNNNNNNNNNNNNNNNNNNNNNaaaaaaaaaaaaaaagagatggtggtggacgcttgaggaggaggagaataATAATTCTCTGTGCTCACGTCCac from Camelina sativa cultivar DH55 chromosome 2, Cs, whole genome shotgun sequence includes the following:
- the LOC104728403 gene encoding ubiquitin-conjugating enzyme E2 10, whose amino-acid sequence is MASKRILKELKDLQKDPPTSCSAGPVAEDMFHWQATIMGPSESPYAGGVFLVTIHFPPDYPFKPPKVAFRTKVFHPNINSNGSICLDILKEQWSPALTISKVLLSICSLLTDPNPDDPLVPEIAHMYKTDKNKYESTARSWTQKYAMG